The following is a genomic window from Liolophura sinensis isolate JHLJ2023 chromosome 10, CUHK_Ljap_v2, whole genome shotgun sequence.
CTACAATGCGGGACAAGAAGAAAAACACCTTGGAGAAATTAATGTATAGCGGACTCGTACATTGTTGAGATCAAAGGTGTTTCATTGGAAGTAAGCTACAGAGTCATGCGGGGtccattttacttttttattaaaatcagCGTATAGGAAAGTCGTAAAAATTTAAGTTTAGTCCTACCAATATATCatcaaataccattttctcAAACATGTGCAACAAAAAACGCATCTATATTAAACTGGAATTTTCATTAGTCTCAGGCAATACAACAATGATCCAAGAATATCGTTACCCATCGTTACCccccaaaaataaaaagcttCGATATATCTAAGTCAAGGTTTGATATCTGGGGTACAATGTGTAAACGGAAGGCATGAATATCCAATACGCTCATCGTTTTTATGTGCCAATATGGATAACCATAGGTAACCATAAGTGGAAGGCTTTATACGCCTGGCTGGTTGTAACACCTACACAAGCTGACGTCACGGCCAATGTCTGAAGCTCCAGTTAGTCCAGGGcctcttctcagtttacctctgttatgtagggttttatttcaacagtacatgtagcaactGATAAACTTCATAGCAGCATGGGTCAGTCACAGCCATATTGTCATATACTCCCATATATCACATTTATGTGCTTTATGTTGCATACCTGCCTTTCTTAATTATGTTTCTGTAAtttatacctacatacatgtatatttctgtgaTTTATACCTGTATATCTTAATTATGCTTTCTATAATTTATACCtgcatacatgaatatttctaTAATTTATACCTGCATATCTTAATTATGCTTTCTATAATTtatacctgcatacatgtatatttctgtaatttATACCTGCATATCTTAATTATGCTTTCTATAATTtatacctgcatacatgtatatttctgtaatttATACCTGCATATCTTAATTATGTTTCTATAATTtatacctgcatacatgtatatttctgtaatttATACCTGCATATCTTAATTATGTTTTCTATAATTtatacctgcatacatgtatatttctgtaatttATACCTGCATATCTTAATTATGCTTTCTATAATTtatacctgcatacatgtatatttctgtaatttatacctgtatatcttaattatgttttctataatttatacctacatacatgtatatttctgtaatttATACCTGCATATCTTAATTATGTTTTCTATAATTtatacctgcatacatgtatatttctgtaatttatacctgtatatcttaattatgttttctataatttatacctacatacatgtatatttctgtaatttATACCTGCATATCTTAATTATGTTTTCTATAATTtatacctgcatacatgtatatttctgtaatttatacctgcatacatgtatatttctgtaatttATACCTGCATGTCCTAATTATGTTTCCTGCATTTtatacctgcatacatgtatgttttctgtaatttttacctgcatacatgtatgttttctgtaatttttacctgcttacatgtatgttttctgtaatttttacctgcttacatgtatgttttctgtaatttatACCTGCATACACGtatgttttctgtaatttatACTTGCAAATTACATGTTTCACGTATTGTATTATATAGCTGCATAtaccttttgttttctgtaatgCAGATCAGCTTATGGTATATGTTTCCAGTAATGTATACCTGCACAAGACATCTttctgtgttatacatgtatctaagcCTCACGTTTTCTGTAATGCACACTATATATGAAATGTTTCCTGTTATGTGTACCTGGTGATGGCATATATTTTCTATATTGCTTTCGTGTATGTATGCCATTGCATTTCTATattgcatgtatacatgccaAACTGCTGTTATATCCACGAAGCCTgacaacatgtatgtgcaaaatATTTTCTACGTTCTTACTTAATGCTAGCTCCAAAGCAGCGCAACTGCTTTCAAGGCAGATGACGTCTTTTCATCCATCTTTACATATCATCACTgcttctttttcattttaatcatCGAGGTAAGGCGATTACTCAGCGATAGAACttgaaggattagtgtccacacattttatttatttattttttttataattagaACCCCATCtatgtaaatttaaaagaaatgatatCACTCAAAATCGATAGTTAATCGGGTATAGTTATTTTCCACAAACACTCGGTGATCTCAGccaaaatatttaacagaagtttAACCTATAACTGCTGTCAGAGCTTTGCTACATAATTCAGTGTTGGACCAACCAAAGTGACAACGGAAATGGTTTATTGCTCCGCATACGGTTATAATAACAGGTCAGCGAAGAAATCTCGCTGCTTATTAGCTTCTTCAAGTTTCCAGATGATTTTTCGTAAACGGTGGCTAAGGCAAATTTTCTGTGACCAGATGACAGTAATTAAACTTATGCGTGACTATATGGCAGTAGTTAAACATATGTTTGAAATGATGGCGGTGATTAAACTTATATGTGACTAGATGACAGCGGTTAAACTTTTATCTGCCCGGACGACGGAGATTAAACTTATGTAATACTAGATTAAAGAAACTTAATTATGTCTGACTAGATGACAGTAGTTAAACTTATGTCTGACTAGATGACAGCGGCTAAACTTATGCCTGACTAGTTGACAGTGGTTAAACTTATGTCTGACTAGATGACAGCGGTTAAACTTATGTCTGACTAAATGACAGAAACTAAATTATGTTTGACTAGATGACAGTGGTTAAACTTAAGTCAGACTAGATGACAGTGGTTAAACTCATGTCTGGCTAGATGACAGTGGTTAAACTTATGTCTGACTAGATGACAGCGGTTAAACTTATGTCTGGCCAGATGGCAGCGGTTAAACTTATCTCTGACCAGATGACGGCGGTTAAACTTATGTCTGACTAGATGACGGCAGTTAAACTTATGTCTGGCTATATGGCAGCGGTTAAACTTATCTCTGACTAGATAACAGCGGTTAAACTTATGTCTGACTAGATGACAGTGGTTAAACTTATGTCTGACTAGATGACAGGGGTTAAACTTATGTCTGGCCAGATGGCAGCGGTTAAACTTATCTCTGACCAGATGACGGCGGTTAAACTTATGTCTGACTAGATGACGGCAGTTAAACTTATGTCTGGCTATATGGCAGCGGTTAAACTTATGTCTGACTAGATAACAGCGGTTAAACTTATGTCTGACTAGATGACAGCGGTTAAACTTATGTCTGACTAGATGACAGTGGGTAGACTTATCTCTGACTAGCTGACAGCGGTTAAACTCATGTCTGACTAGATGACAGCGGTTAAACTTAAGTCTGACTAGTTGACAGTGGTTAAACTTATGTCTGACTAGATGACAGCGGATAAACTTTTGTCTGACTAGTTGACAGCGGTTAAACTTATGTCTGACTAGATGACAGTGGGTAGACTTATCTCTGACTAGATGACAGCGGTTAAACTTATACCTGACTAGATTGTGGTTAAAACGTTTATCAGAGCGGATGACTCTGATTAAACCTGTGTGTGATCAAATGACATTCACTAAATGTCAATCTGTactttaatttaattcatttcaactgagaaatttaacactgaaaatttCCCGAGAAGCCTGCCATActtatgtatataatatttgtataattgAAGTCCGAATGCTGAGAGGGGGTAAGCTAAGCAGGTCTCGTGTTCTCAGTCAGCTCATTGATGATATTTCCGATATGTCTGACCACTGGCGGCAAATATGTAGTTACGATGTTAAGTATGCCTCAAAACTGATATAACTTTCTTGATTcgccttaaaaccatactcttcgttttagagctccttttcatttattttgtaagcTGTCTGTTTAAATTGGGTGTGAACCTTTACAAAAATCATGAATCATCTCATATTTACTCACCTGGTGTTGATATCTTCAAAGGTTTCGACGTCTTTGTGACTTCTGGAACACTGCTGGGTACACTACTTCTCATTCGAATGGGAGACGTTGAAGGGCCTCTCTGTGGAATTGGCTGTATCGGCGGGTATGGCATTGGGTTGGGTGGGCGCTGGAGAGGTGGGCGCTGGAGAGGTGGACGCTGGGGAGGCATCCGCTGGGGCGGAGGCCTTTGAGGCGTTCGGTACTGGGGTGGACCGTAAGGAGACCTTGGGGCCATCGGGTATGGCACTCTACGGGGATCCTGGTACGAAGGCCTTGAAAACATATTCCTCATCTGTTGTTTTGGCTGGGGAAAGTCGCCATTCCCGTCCTGTTGTAATTGTCCCCCGGATTCTAATAAGACCAGAGGGGCAGTCAGCTCCTTGACACGCCGACTTAACACTTCAGCCAATGTCATTGTTGATTTTACCATGTCTTCCTCAATTCTCACTAGCGTTTTGAGGGATCCAATAGCTTCTTCGACGGCGGTGTTTTGCTCCTGAACACCTTGTCGTAACTTTTTCTCCTGGGCTTGGATCTTCCCCAAAGCGGCTCGAAACATCGGTGGCATACCACTCCCCGGTCTGCGGCGTCCACCATTTGACATCGTTGGTCTTCTCATAAAAGGCTGGGCAGCTCGCTCCAAATTTTCGTCATCGGAAAATATCAGACCAGCAGCGTTTGTAATTTGCTCCATTTCTCTCATAACTTGGGACCTCACGATGTCCAGAGTCATGTTTACATCGTGTAACGTGTCAATCACCTGTTGTACAAGTGTTAGGTCCTTGTCCGTGGACGCCGAGACCGTTGTATAGTTGAAATTGTACCTAGGTTTGGAGCGACCGGACTTTTGGTAAACAGTTCTCGCTGCCTCTCCTACTGGAAACGCTGATGAGGAATTACTAGAGAATTTAGTAAGTGCCACTTTATCTCCGCATTTGACCATCAGTCGATTCTCTGGCAGAGTAAAATCATACATACAGTCTCCATTTTTGATCTGCTGTCCATTCGTTTGACGGTCATTGACGCTCAAAGCTGTCAGGACGTAGACCACACACGAGCAAAGCGCTGTCGGAGAGAAAATCCCTCTCGCCATCCTGGTTTGTTTGTTGAGCCTCTTCTGAGAAGTTGTTGTGTCTGGGAGAAGACAAGTTTGTCTGTAATGTTATTATTGAAACCTAACATCACCGCGACGAAAAGGGGATAAAAACGCCCTAACTGACGCAATTtgatttatgaaattttgtttattagTTAAAGTTCTCCCGCTGGTGAGTCGCTTGTTAATTACATCTGGAACGGATTATCCGTGAACACCCGAGCAAGTAAATTGGCCAGGGTCGCAAAAGATAACCATCTCTAAGCCTCAGTTCTTTTCCACTACGTTCCGTCTCAGCAACAGCTCTCAGCGTTCTACCACATGGCATATCTGAAGACGCTATAATCTTTCAGGCCGCAGGGTGGGAGGGAGAAttgagagggggggggggggggggctagaGTGTAAGAATGGGGTTGGGGTTGTTGCCCTTTAGGGAGGCGGCTATATAAAGACCTTCAGACACTGATATTACCATGATGGGTCGACTTCATACTTGTCAGTACAACACTTGTTAACCAATCTCCAACAAAAATCGCCGataagaaacacaaaacaaccgAAGCAGAGTAATCGGCATGGGATATCATTTGAATAACAGACTGCTGATGTTGTGCTTGTGCGATCAAATCTATAATGATATACGTCAAGATAACCCCCGTCCTGtttaaaataacatttcctTAAACGGTTTCAAGGCTGCGTTAGTCATACCATCAATAAACATTTATCCTGAATCTGGGTTACTTGAAGGAGCTATACAGTCTAGCATACATTGTATAGAAAACACACTCAAATCCCATAGGTGTTTTGggacataaatataaaaaacactGACAATTTCCTGCTTTAATTAATTCAAGTAATTCCATCTGACGTTCGTACACATCAGTAACTGTTTACAGAAGGCCTTATGGCCAAATCTGCGTTCAGTGTCAGATGGTGAGGCTAAACCTAAGAAACTATAGCTAGGCCTACACTGTTTTCGCTCAGAAAAGCAAACGTGCTGAAagtcaaacacaaacacaatggCACAGCGCAAACGCTTTGACCTTACCATCTATCATCAGGGTGGCATTTCCCCAGCGATATATGCTGGCGGGTTTTCTTTCAAAGTACAGACTAAATCCATAAACGCTGAGATTAATTGAATGATAAACTTGTAAACGGAAGCTTTAAGAAAACGATATGCCGGCATGTAGAAACACTAATTTTCGTGAGatcttgtcttttctttcatcAATTCAGTGGTTCGAATACCACACTTATACTTCCGCAACCAGTACCAGAATTCGACTTGTCGAAACCCTGGGTACGAACACGGCAGGCACTTATGCCGACACAAACAAAactaaaattacacattttaaattAGCGACACAAGCCATTCCAAAAACTATGACAGCGTACATTAGACATAAAAAGCCACGTCTATAAATCTTCTTAAAGAACTTTTTCACCCGTAGGACAACATATGCTCCTTACATACCTTACAACGCATGCGCCACTCTCTGTATTCGTTTTACATCACCGTCAAAGTCagcaaattttgcacagaaatcttgaacaagacctttctgtctcaacctttgctTCTAATAGTACCCTGCACACATGcgttgtcattttttaaagtatgCACATTATGAATCTAACCAACgacagaaataattttattgatgtatACTGATTAAATAGTCCGACTGCGAGGATACCAGTAACGTAAGTCGCACAGGCTGGAAGTTAAAGTTtatagtggtggcagtgatttaCATaagctgtaaggagtatgccaGGACAAATTGTACAAATTTCTCTTACGCCGtaagctgctgacagaccttcccatgcacgaccggagaggaagccagcatgagctggacttgaactcacagcgacggcactgaggagaggctcccgagtcattTCGTCTCGCTGGCAAGAAAAACCCCTGGGCCGCGGAGGTCCTCCATCATTTATTAGAatagtgtttttctttgtaaatacTTCTTGATGTCTCAATTTATGCAGGACATCTCCCCGTTTGCTGCTGCCGATATGTTTCTGTCTTATTTCATCAGTATAGAATTATTCAATTCATAAGATGTACGTCATATACTTATTAGAACATTTCTATGTATGtattgggttttacgtcgtttaattttttagtcatatgacgatgatgagTCATAGATGTCagtgtatatactgtgttttcttgtggcagggcgagtccatgccaccaaaatgctgccTCCACtaaaatatcatgccgaagatagcggacaggacaccccacccagtcacattatactgacactgggccaaccagttctgtttccttgctctaacctctacgtgctgagcgccaagcgaggcagcaacaagtaccgtttctaaagtctttgatatgacctgaccaaggtttgatcccggatctcccGACAATTAGGGCACCGAAGCGGTCAGCCGTCTCATTAACCACAGCCCATAATGTAAGGAcaaattgttgttgttttcctaGCAAGTCTTATTGTGTTCTGCATGTTAGACGGCTAAGACCGAgaacgatatacatgtattctcttaGGACTTCACGTATGTTAAAACAAGCACGGAATCATCCGCTTGGAGAAGGGTAGGTCGTTGGGCTGAAACATCTTATCTCGAACTTGCAGCATACTCTCACGAtaattaagaaacaaaaaaacaaaaaaaaactagtaATTATCACCAGGGGTTAATTAACGGTAAATAATACCTGTACTCATCATCTAAATCTAATAACGAAGGCTATAACTTAAATTCGATATCCAGTTCTTTGACATCAGTACATAAGCATAGCTGTGCGCTGTGATAACTGATGCACATTCGCGCATGTGTCAAGCACGACGTAAAAaatcatgcatacatacatgcatacatacatacattcatacacttGCACTTGTGTTTGCTGAAATGATGCTATCTAGATGGGCTGTTTATTAAACCGCAATCTCAGTTCATTTCAAGGCCTTGCACTAAATAGGACTCATGGTGATTGCCACACAAGTTAAGCATTGTTAAGAATAGCGAACATCGCATTTAATGCAGTACAGATATAATGTATTTTCTGATATAAGTAATTGCGAATATGGCTTAATGCCCTACAGGTATATAAAGTGTTTTTCTGGTTGATGTAATTGGGCATATGGTGCGTACGTGTTTCTTATTTCTGATGTCATTGGGTACATGGCAACTCCTCTGACGCCAAATCACTAAGGCGAAACTGCATTTAAGCATGCGACCTCAATAGTCAAGGTGTTGTCGTTTACACGGCTATAAAATTGCACTTTAGAAGACTAACCTTTTAATGGTCCACGAACATAATAATACATACTAATTAATACATAATAACTGATATAAagggtcgggtcatacaaaagattttaaaattggtACTCGCTGCtgcagcactgagaggtcagagcaagaaaacatgactggttggtccggtgtcagcataatatgactgggtggggtgtcatgtctggtgtcttcggcatgctACTGCAGTGGCGGCAGctctttggcgacatggactcgccactgccagaagaagacacacaaacgtaatgacttctcgtcgtcatatgattgaaaaattgttaagtaagacattAAGCTCCaggcatacacacatacaccataCCATGTATACCACTGATATAAATGTCAATTGAAACAGTTACATTAATTACAGTTTAGTCAAGATGTATGGACATGCAAAAAACAGTGGTAATTGACAAATATAAGCATTTTAATTAACATGGTGGATTTTCTATCAATCTTCATCGGACAACTGTCTATAAGTAATACATAATAATTCATATAaagatcaataaaacaaatacgtCTATTACATTAATTCAATTGAggcaagatgtacatgtgttcatctTGAAAGACAAGCAGTAAACAAACATTATCATTTTAACATGTTGCATTTTCAAGTATCCTTCATCCGATAACAAAAAGTCTTGAAGCCTTTTTGCAGGCTCAAACAGTCCCGACCGAAccacagtaaaaaaaatcacattctgACCGCTCATGACACCGATAGTTTGTTTACACCCCCAGTAAATCAAGTTATCATGCAGCAGCAATGCCATGGCATGAATTATGCTCACATGTGACCTGTAACCTCCAACATCGTGGACAAAGACGTCTTTTTTGCGCACACAAAGGTCAAAGAGTTTCTGGAATGCAGGCTATCCTATTCATGCACTGTTTAGTACGTCTTTGCCGGTATTCCACAGAATTTCTCCATACGACAAAAGACCATTGTGTGTAACTTAAACACTATTCCAAAATTTCCCCTTCACAACCTTCCCCTTGATAAGAGGTCactcgttttgggaactggtctTTCGATCTGGAACGGCCacattggttgacggctggcatacgaatgcctgtttcgacacatagattgtATATGTCTTGAGTTCAGTCAGGTGGATTCCTTGCTTCACATTCTTTAAGTTTATAAAGAATGCCCTGTTTTTGCCATTCTTTGTATAAATAAGATGTTCTACAAAATAACTAACCTTCAGTGCATAGTCATTGCGTGTCTCACCTTAACTGATAGCCCCATAGTATAGCTGGTAATTATTAAAGGGTGTTGTGTTTATGTACCATGTACCTAGATACTAAATACTGGCGTTCTGTGAAGTAATCTATGTCAAAATAACATAACTCCATGAAGACGACAGCGTAATAAAGTTTAAAGCATGTGCGAGTGTATATGTCACAAACTTACAGACTGAGAGGGATGAGAGTACTACAGGGTTGAGACATAATTATGTTTCGTGTAgcagtcgctctgagttcaagtccagctcatggtggcttccacAACGGTCGTATGTGGGATAGTTTACCAGCACCTATGGATGGTGcgtcgtgggtttctctgggGCAGTggccattttcctcccaccgtgattctggccgccgtcgtattagagaaatattttcttataataaataaatggataaataaataaataaatttatatagcAGTTGTAGCGCAAGCTATGCTAGAATTGTGTTCTCGTAGCAAAATACACGTATTGCCTCAAAACATTGAGTTTCTGACGAATGTCCCGTTACCACACCGAAAGGAGAGCAGCTTTAAACATTTAGCCATTTGCTCGGGGGACAAAACATCAAATATCCACCTAAGTGTAAGTAGGGCAATACTTTAAATAACCCTTAGAAGTCCTTTAAGTTACACTTAGAAACACTTCCTGTTTGTTGTCACCTCCAAATTGCATTGAGAGAAGTGACATGGGAAACTTTTCTGGCAGCACCGTTTATTCAGCGAGCTAGTTGAAAAGTTTTCTAAAAGaattaaacattgtatttaaatTTCTGAAGCGGAATGGATAGGCATACTGTTGATTTTAACGTTATCTGGCATCACTAGTGGAGTTCAACATAGGAAAAGCAGACTGCGAGTTGTCTTCATAAGCTTGCCCATGTTTACATGAAGAAGTAGTGCATGCGCACAACCTATACACCGTACGCACTTGCACACCATCTCTACCGCAGTAGGGAGGCAAATTATAAAGTCACGTGAATCGACCTGTCAATCCAAAAATATGACGGCGTTCATAAAAATGTGACCTTGGCATGATTAAGTCACACGTGTTCTAACGccttaaaaaaacattttcttcttacgtatgttttttttacacatattttcatttcGTTTCTTATGTACACAGTAGATGTACACATGGTTTGTTTGAATCCAAAAGCAGGAATGTTTGGTTTTAGAAACTAATCATGAAGCGGATGGCATACGGTTCTAATAACATTGTTTTATAGCGCGTTTCCGACATTGCAGAagatttactcatttatttatttatttttatttgaatgatgttttacgccttaactcaagaatatttcccttatacaacggcggccagcattatggtgggtggaaaccgggcaaagctcgggggaaacccacgaccatccgcaggctgttggcagaccttcccatgtacgccctgagagaaagccagcatgagctggacgaacttaAAGCGACcaccttggtgagaggctcctgggtcattacgctgcgctagcgcgctgaccagctgagccacggaggccccctaaaagTAATGAAATTGTACGTAATCAACATTGTAAACAAATTTACACCTCTCCCTCGTTGCGCACAATGAAGCTCCCTAACCCTTCCACGTCATATCCGGAGTAAAGTGAACGCAGAGGGACAATGCATGCTGATTATTCTGACTGGAGAAAATGATCAGTTCGCAATCCAATCACAGAGGCAGAATTCTCGATTGCCACATTTTAAATGTAAGTAACCACGTGCAGCAAAAGTCAATGTGGGCTATTTCCATTTTGGGCATTCGCCTCCCTGCATGTTCAGGCTATCAATTTCCTAGGGTCAATTTATCTTTTAAAAGGTAACAAGCAATGGTAACTAACAACAGGCATTGTATAACACGTAAATAGTTTCACAGCGGAGAATTACCGAGCTTGAGGAAGCATTGGTTGTAACTAGTGCTCAATTCATCGATGCGGCTACAGTGCAAATAGGTTTAGTTAAAATAGTGCTTCCTTATCTGGTGGAGCTAGTGTGCAGTGAGCATTAGTTGGTAATTATGCTGACAACAACGGCCCGGCCAGGTGACGGGCAAGATGTTGATCAACACTCCACTATTGCCAAGAGGAATCTCGCCAATCTCTTTAAATCTGCCATAGATTACGGAGCGCTGCACAATCCTTGAATCAAATCATGCACAGCTTTGTGAATAACCAGATTAAACATTAGTCGAACATGAAAGTAAATCCAAGCTGAAACTTATTTGCTATGTTATGGGACCGATGatgaaatatttgttgacaGGTGATGGTCAGATAACTTTCACAGATTACCCACTCTGTCAACCTCATTTTGGAGTCACAGCCACCTCTTTGGCGGGAAGCCATTCACGTCTCGCGAGATCCACTTTCTTCCACAGCCACCTCAGATGTTAAATAATCTACCGTGAGAGTTACATCCCTTCACCTTTGCTCTCACGGATGGCATCATTTACACCATGGAGATTTAGTACGACCCGAGTGAAGCTTTCATTCCATCAGGAGGAATTTTATTGAAGGGGAAAAAATAAATTCGTCTATGTCAAATTAATGGAAGGTAATTCGGGACCAACCTGGCCTGTTTTTTCCATTACCACCTTTGCTATGACGATTTTTGTGATAACTGGTAACGTAGCTACCCTTATTTTACAGTTGCCAATCCAGTTTGGACTCGAGCCGCCCTTGCACGGTGAAAGGTCCCAATGTTCAGTCTTTTAGAGGATGGGTCTAATCGGCTCTTTCTTCTTTCAAAGTAAGTAAGCACATCTCTTGTGCGTTCCTGTCCATCGGCGACAACCCTAAACTGTATACGGACAAAAGAGTCATGGGACATTAGACAAAAGTGCAAAACATTCAAGGATGAAAACCTAATGGACATCAAACCAGAGAACAAAAGGCCAATGGACACACACCcaagtacaaaataaaacacacaagaaGATAAGCCACAACAAGGACAAATACCCACGGAAATAAGtcctaaaaacaaaacatcccATGAAATAAGGCccaaatataaaacaccaatggagaTAAAACCCCAGGCCAAAACACCCAAGGTGATAATATCCAAGGTCAAAAGGT
Proteins encoded in this region:
- the LOC135476291 gene encoding olfactomedin-like protein 2A, which gives rise to MARGIFSPTALCSCVVYVLTALSVNDRQTNGQQIKNGDCMYDFTLPENRLMVKCGDKVALTKFSSNSSSAFPVGEAARTVYQKSGRSKPRYNFNYTTVSASTDKDLTLVQQVIDTLHDVNMTLDIVRSQVMREMEQITNAAGLIFSDDENLERAAQPFMRRPTMSNGGRRRPGSGMPPMFRAALGKIQAQEKKLRQGVQEQNTAVEEAIGSLKTLVRIEEDMVKSTMTLAEVLSRRVKELTAPLVLLESGGQLQQDGNGDFPQPKQQMRNMFSRPSYQDPRRVPYPMAPRSPYGPPQYRTPQRPPPQRMPPQRPPLQRPPLQRPPNPMPYPPIQPIPQRGPSTSPIRMRSSVPSSVPEVTKTSKPLKISTPVDCSPMTSIGSAYMWVHQGTTQGTVMSDYKDQFGRIWVMLGYGGTNQVIEYENDLAFENNEARNTYVLPFYCEGTGHVVYGGSLYCLQSKTNHIVRYDMESHTILKESRLVSAGVYNTYPYQFGALSDIDFAVDELGLWVIYSGNKYYGRLVISRLNPETLAIEQTWLTSILKKRIGNSFMVCGILYAIDSFTDTPTFIRYMYDTKTAKGQILSPSAFPFVNSANPSRSNSFTVMADYDPKERRLFTWNTGRIEVYQVM